In Lonchura striata isolate bLonStr1 chromosome 38, bLonStr1.mat, whole genome shotgun sequence, the genomic stretch CTCCAttggtttggggggtcccaaattgggtctggggtctcagGAAGGGCCCaaatttgggtctggggtcctgGAAGATGTCCGgaatttgggtctggggtcttgAGGCTCTGTCccgaatttggggaggggtctcagcaCGGTTTTTCCCATCCCACCAGAGTGACAAGAGGGATTCTCAAGAGGGGTGAGGGCCTTTGAAGGCTCCAggatttgggtctggggtctcggGGAGCTCCcgaattgggtctggggtctcggTCGGGGTCGGtaatttgggtctggggtctgtCCCGAACTGGGTCTGGGGTCTCACCGCCGCTTGTCCCACCAGAGCGCCGCCAGCCCCAGTGAACCAATGGCACAAGAAGAACTCGCCAttggtttggggggtcccaaattgggtctggggtctcagGAAGGGCCCaaatttgggtctggggtcctgGAAGGCGTCCAgaatttgggtctggggtcttgAGGCTCTGTCccgaatttggggaggggtctcagcaCGGTTTTTCCCACCCCACCAGAGTGACAAGAGGGATTCTCAAGAGGGGTGAGGGGCCTTTGAAGGCTCCAggatttgggtctggggtctcggGGAGCTCCcgaattgggtctggggtctcggTCGGGGTCGGtaatttgggtctggggtctgtcccgaattgggtctggggtctcacCGCCGCTTGTCCCACCAGAGCGCCGCCAGCCCCAGCGAGCGCAGCGCCGCCATCACCACGTTCACGTCGTAATTGCCGGTGCCCAGCGGGCTGCGGTGGGGGTTGGGCCGCGCGCGCGGGGCCAGcctggagacccctccccaaattagcAAAGACCCCTCCCCTAATTAATGAACCCccacagacccctccccaaattagcAAAGACCCCTCCCCTAATTAATGAACAGCCCAGAGACCCCTCCGCTAATTAATGAACCCccacagacccctccccaaattagcAAAGACCCCTCCCCTAATTAATGAACAGcccagagacccctccccaaattagcAAAGACCCCTCCCCTAATTAATGAACCCccacagacccctccccaaattagcAAAGACCCCTCCCCTAATTAATGAACAGcccagagacccctccccaaattaggAAAGATCCCTCCCCTAATTAATGAACAGCCCAGAGACCCCTCCACTAATTAATGAACCCCCACAGACCCCTCCCCTAATTAGCAAAGACCCCTCCCCTAATTAATGAACAGCCCAGAGACCCCTCCCCTAATTAATGAACCCccacagacccctccccaaattagcAAGGACCCCTCCCCTAATTAATGAACCCccacagacccctccccaaattaatGAACAGcccagagacccctccccaaattagcAAAGACCCCTCCCCTAATTAATGAACCCccacagacccctccccaaattaatGAACAGcccagagacccctccccaaattagcAAAGACCCCTCCACTAATTAATGAACCCccacagacccctccccaaattagcAAAGACCCCTCCCCTAATTAATGAACAGcccagagacccctccccaaattaccaaagacccctccccaaattaatGAACAGcccagagacccctccccaaattagcAAAGACCCCTCCCCTAATTAATGAACCCccacagacccctccccaaattagcAAAGACCCCTCCCCTAATTAATGAACCCCCACAGACCCCTCCCCTAATTAATGAACCCCtacagacccctccccaaattagcAAAGACCCCTCCCCTAATTAATGAACAGcccagagacccctccccaaattagcAAAGACCCCTCCCCTAATTAATGAACCCccacagacccctccccaaattaacAAAGACCCCTCCCCTAATTAATGAACCCccacagacccctccccaaattagcAAAGACCCCTCCCCTAATTAACGAACAACccacagacccctccccaaattagcAAAGACCCCTCCCCTAATTAATGAACAGcccagagacccctccccaaattagcAAAGACCCCTCCCCTATTTAATGAACCCccacagacccctccccaaattaacAAAGACCCCTCCCCTAATTAATGAACCCccacagacccctccccaaattagcAAAGACCCCTCCCCTAATTAACGAACAACccacagacccctccccaaattagcAAAGACCCCTCCCCTAATTAATGAACAGcccagagacccctccccaaattagcAAAGACCCCTCCCCTAATTAATGAACAGcccagagacccctccccaaattcagggaaCGCCACCAAGACCTTTCCCCACACCcttgagacccctccccaaattcaggAACCCTTCCCAGTGCCCTCAaagcagccccaaaaccccccaaaaccccctgagacccctccccaaattcagaaAACCCcaccaagacccctccccacacccttgggacccctccccaaattcggGAACCCCcatgggacccctccccaaattcgggaactcccctgagacccctccccaaattcaggAACCCtcctgagacccctccccaaattgaGGAAACCTTCCCAGTGCCCTCAAagcagccccaaacccccctaaaaccccctgagacccctccccaaattcagaaAACCCCACTAAGATTCCTCCCCACACccttgggacccctccccaaattcaggAACCCTTCCCAGCGCCCTCAAagcagccccaaacccccccaaaaccgccccaaacccccctgagacccctccccgaattgggtctggggtccgGGGGCGGTTCCCcgaattgggtctggggtctcacCGCTGGCAGATGCGGTCGGCCGAGGCCTGGCTGAGCCAGGGCCGCTGCAGGAGGTTGTTGAGGGCGTGCAGGGCGCAGAGCTGCCGGCGCTGCCGCTCGTGGTACGGCTCCGccgggaccccagacccaaatgcggccaggaccccccccaaatccgaGAAGACCGCCCCCAAATCTGgggagaccccccccaaatccggggagaccccccccaaatccggggagagcccccccaaatccgcctggggggctgcagggaggggggggggggggggaaagggtGAGCGTGGGACCCCCGAGTTTggggagacccctccccaaattacccccgagacccctccccaaGTCACCCTgagacccctcctcaaattaccccaagacccctccccaaatctcCTGAAattccccccaggacccctccccaaactccccaaaattcccccaaatcaccctgagacccctccccaaattccctcaaattccccccaaaatcctctcaAATCAacctgagacccctccccaaattccccccaaaattctctcaaATAACCCacgagacccctccccaaattctctCAAATCACCCCTgagacccctcctcaaattaCCCCGAATCACcccgagacccctccccaaattaccctgAATCaccccaagacccctccccaaatctcCTGAAAttcccccagggacccctccccaaattccccaaaattccccccaaaattcccccaaatcaccctgagacccctccccaaattaccctgagacccctccccaaatctcCTGAAATTCCcccagagacccctccccaaattaccccGAATCAccctgagacccctccccaaatcaccctgagacccctccccaaattctcccaaattcccccaaaattccctcaagtcaccctgagacccctccccaaatcacccctgagacccctccccaaattccccccaaaattctctccaaatcccccaagacccctccccaaattatcCCAATTCACCCTgagaccccctccccaaattccctcaaattccccccaaaattctctcaaATCACcccgagacccctccccaaattcccccaaatcactgagacccctccccaaatttcccccaagaCTCCTCCTCAAATTCCCCTCAAAACTCTCTCAAATAACcccgagacccctccccaaattcccccaaaattcctccaaatccccccaggacccctccccaaattcctgacACACCCAAAGGTCCCCAAAATCCATCAAATacgccccaaatcccccccaaacccctgagacccccccaatttcccctcaaatcacctccaggacccctccccaaattcctggcacccccaaattccccccaggaccccccaaaatccctcccaggtcccccaaattccttctaatcccccccaaaatcaccccgggacccccaaatccccctcaggacccctcccaaaattcctggcacccccaaaaccccaagaCCACcctgaccccccccccccaaaatctcctcaggacccccaaatcccccaaaatcctcccaaaatcccccaaacccccccaggcctccccagcccttccccccTCCCGCGGCCTCCACTTCCctccccccccaaatcccctcctgcccccccaaaacctcctcgagccccccaggaccccccgggaccccccaaaattcagccccGGCCTCTCCCCCGCTCCTCACCCGGCGCCTCCTCCGGCGCCATGGCGGGCCGGaactacaactcccgtcatgccccgcgccgcgccgaccAATCAGAGCGCGGCCGCATCCTCCTCCATCCAATCAGCGCCTTGACCTTCCTCCCTTAACGCTTCGCGCGCCAGCACCCACCAATCAGCAGCCAgaatccctccctccctcagcGTTTCCACCAATCAGATCGCGGCTTTCCCCCCGCCGCCATTACAAGAAGGGCGCCGGCGCCGCCAGCCTCGGgcgggttgtttgtttttttattttattttattgtccCCAAAATTTGGCGACAACAAAATTTGTCCCCGCGGCGTCCCCGCTGGGTTTCCGCTCTCGCTCCTTCCTCAGCAGAGCTTGAGGCAGCCGCCGTGCCCGGTGCAGGCTGCGGGGAGGGGATAAATGAGCGACACGTGGAGGGGTGGCGCGGGTGGCACCGAGGTGACACCGGGGTGACACCGGGGTGGCAccggggtggcacaggggtggcacaggggacagggccacACCCAGCACGCTGCTCCAGAAGCTGTGGCGGGTGGCGCTGCCCGTGACGTGGCCGGGCTCGGCGGGGTTGCGGCGGGTGCTGGTGACGGTGAGGGCGCGGCCACCCTCGGGGACAGCGGTGACATCCACGGTGACGAGGTGGCAGTcggggacactgcggggacaatgacagggacattggggacactgaggggacattggggacactgcagggacagggacattggggacactgtggggacagggacagggacattggggacactgcggggacagggacagggacattgaggggacattggggacattggggacagtgacagtgacactgaggggacattggggacactgcggggacaTCCACAGTGACGAGGTGGCAGtcggggacactgtggggacaatgacagggacacggaggggacattggggacattgaggggacattggggacactgaggggacagggacagggacagcggtGACATCCACGGTGACGAGGTGGCAGTcggggacactgcggggacaATGAcagggacatttgggacagtgacagggacactgcggggacagggacagggacactgaggggacattggggacactgaggggacattggggatacgacagggacagggacagggacattggggacccTGAGGGGACATCCACGGTGACGAGGTGGCAGTCGGGGACACTGCGGagacagggacactgaggggacattggggacactgcggggacagggacagggacactgaggggacactggggacactgaggggacattggggacactgcggggacagggacagggacactgaggggacactggggacactgaggggacattggggacactgcggggacagggacagggacactgaggggacactgaggggacattggggacactgcggggacaaggacagggacactgaggggacattggggacactgaggggacaaggacagggacactgaggggacattggggacattggagacactgaggggacactggggacagtgacagtgacactgaggggacattggggacactgcgggaacagggacagggacattgaggggacattggggacactgaggggacattggggacactgcggggacaaggacagggacactgaggggacattggggacactgaggggacatcCACGGTGACGAGGTGGCAGTcggggacactgcggggacagggacagggacactgaggggacattggggacactgcggggacagggacagggacattgaggggacattggggacactgaggggacattggggacagtgacagtgacactgaggggacattggggacactggggggacaaggacagggacactgcagggacagtgacactgaggggacattggggacactgaggggacattggggacactgcagggacagggacagggacactgaggggacatcCACAGTGACGAGGTGGCAGTcggggacactgcggggacagggacagggacactgaggggacattggggacactgaggggacactggggacagtgacagtgacactgaggggacattggggacactgcggggacaaggacagggacactgcagggacagggacactgaggggacactggggggacattgggggtggcactggaaggacagggaggtgacacacACAGCACAGGTGCCACCCATGTGCCACTCAGGTGCCacaggaggtgacacaggtgccaCCCAAGTGCCACTCAGGTGATCCAGGTGTCACAGGAGGTGACACACGTCACACAGGAGGTGCCACAGGTGCCACCCACATGCCACAGGAGGTGCCACACacgacacaggtgacacaggggaTGCCACAGGTGCCacccaggtgacacaggtgccacaggaggtgacacaggtgccaCCCAGGTGCCacaggaggtgacacaggtgccacaggaggtgacacaggtgccaCCCAGGTGCCACAGGAGGTGACAGAGGAGCCACATGCAACCCAGGTGCCACAGGTGTCACAGGGGGTGCCACAGGTGCCACCCAGGTGCCACAGGAGGTGACACAGGCACCACCCAAGTGCCACCCAGGTGCCATAGAAGGTGACACAGGTTCCACACACAACACAGGCGCCACAGCGGGTGCCACAGGAGGTGACAGCGGTGACACAGGAGGTGCCACAGGTGCCACCCAGGTGCCACTCAGGTGCCATAGAAGGTGACACAGGTGCCACACACAACACAGGTGCCACGTGGTGCCACAGGAGGTGCCACAGCCAGGTGACAGGTGCCACCCAGGTGCCACAGGAGGTGAAACAGGTGCCACACGGGTGACacaggaggtgacacaggtgccacaggaggtgacacaggtgccaCTCAGGTGCCACAGGAGGTGACAGAGGAGCCACACGCAACCCAGGTGCCACAGGTGTCACAGGGGGTgccacaggtgacacaggaggtgacacaggtgccaCCCAAGTGCCACCCAGGTGCCacaggaggtgacacaggtgccaCCCGAGTGCCACTCAGGTGCCGTAGAAGGTGACACAGGTGCCACACACAACACAGGCGCCACCCAGGTGCCACAGGAGGTGCCACAGCCAGGTGACAGGTGCCACAGGTGCCACAGAAGGTGCCACAGGTGCCACCCGGGTGCCATAGAAGGTGACACAGGTGCCACACACAACACAGGTGCCACAGCGGGTGCCACAGGAGGTGACAGCGGTGACACAGGAGGTGCCACGGGGGTGCCACAGGTGCCACCCAAGTGCCACAGAAGGTGCCACAGGT encodes the following:
- the JOSD2 gene encoding josephin-2, producing the protein MAPEEAPAPQADLGGLSPDLGGVSPDLGGVSPDLGAVFSDLGGVLAAFGSGVPAEPYHERQRRQLCALHALNNLLQRPWLSQASADRICQRLAPRARPNPHRSPLGTGNYDVNVVMAALRSLGLAALWWDKRRPLERLALPHVLGLLLNVPSRVALGALRLPLARPHWLCVRRLGRLFYNLDSKLPAPAAIGHEPQLREFLREALAPATSELLLVVAPEVEQQGTWLRPE